One segment of Methylotuvimicrobium sp. KM2 DNA contains the following:
- a CDS encoding OmpA family protein yields MNKDPFFKLQSSQTFEELMEDSHKPGNQNWLISYLDVFVLILMFIITLIALSDFSIETEPKVLIVTPQPIKKPKSDLPKTERVIKEPPPTIRTKPEPADEPHREPPSPSTETPEEPIVSDKITPNTEPEEAFLIPSPETTPQETLHSKLSEKLEQMGLDKSVAIKVTEDYAQLEIQDNILFESSQANLTDPGKHLLDDLVPLLQQAVGLIFIEGHTDDRPIKTVQFPSNWELGAARATSVLHYLTTQGLESARMRAVTYADTQPIADNDTPEGREMNRRVNILIKVKEQTAR; encoded by the coding sequence TGAAGAATTAATGGAAGATAGTCATAAGCCGGGAAATCAAAACTGGCTCATCAGCTATCTCGACGTATTCGTATTGATTCTAATGTTCATCATTACGCTCATAGCACTCAGCGATTTTTCTATTGAGACCGAACCGAAGGTATTGATCGTTACCCCCCAACCGATTAAAAAACCTAAATCGGACTTACCTAAAACCGAACGGGTTATCAAAGAACCGCCTCCAACTATCAGAACAAAGCCCGAACCGGCTGACGAACCACATAGAGAGCCTCCCAGCCCTTCGACTGAAACACCGGAGGAGCCGATTGTGAGCGACAAAATAACACCCAACACTGAACCGGAAGAAGCTTTTTTAATACCCAGCCCGGAAACAACGCCACAGGAAACACTACACTCAAAATTATCGGAAAAACTAGAACAAATGGGCTTGGATAAGTCGGTAGCGATCAAGGTAACAGAGGATTATGCACAACTGGAAATCCAAGACAATATTTTATTCGAGTCATCGCAAGCCAACCTGACCGACCCAGGCAAACATTTACTAGACGATCTAGTACCTCTGTTACAACAGGCTGTCGGATTGATTTTCATCGAAGGTCATACCGATGATCGTCCGATTAAAACCGTTCAATTTCCGTCAAACTGGGAATTAGGCGCAGCGAGAGCCACAAGTGTTTTGCACTACTTGACGACACAAGGCCTCGAGAGCGCTCGAATGCGCGCAGTGACTTACGCAGACACGCAACCGATTGCCGACAACGACACCCCTGAAGGTAGGGAAATGAATCGACGCGTGAATATTTTGATTAAGGTTAAGGAACAAACCGCTCGATGA